Proteins from a genomic interval of Quercus lobata isolate SW786 chromosome 11, ValleyOak3.0 Primary Assembly, whole genome shotgun sequence:
- the LOC115967826 gene encoding putative disease resistance protein RGA4, which translates to MADAILYGVAQKIIESLGSSTFKQIGSIWGVKDELEKLNNTVLTIQAVLQDAEEQQVENHHVKHWLMKLREVVFDADDLLGEFSTHVFRQKVMDGDKMAKKVRIFFSRSNQLVFSFKMASKIKATRERLNEIATDWNNFQLKLERPLKTQDVTKDRDQTYSYIGEEEVIGREEDRKAIIDLLLDFNVKDNVSFICIVGIGGLGKTTLAQYVYNDKIVHDYFELKMWVCVSNDFDVKKIVEKIIESATKTKPENYEMDLLQNKLRKQLNPKKYLLVLDDVWNENEERWCNLKRLLMGGARGSKVVITTRTKLVAEITGTIKSPYILSGLPKDQSWFLLKQMAFGEGQDTIDPDIEAIGMDIVEKCQGVPLAIKTIGRVLYFKTTKDEWSYIKNNELTNVTQLKNGIIPVLKLSYDHLPSYLKCCFAYCSLFPKNYLIDKLTLIQLWIAQGFIQSPENNKQLEDIANKYFMDLHWRSFFQEVEKDEGMNTKFKMHDLIHDLALSVSRSECALVNSNANNVIEKVRHLSFSFANVSFFRKNLSTLVKANKIRTFILACDPWVGVGETMEESTLKTLISSFRYLRALDLHGLKINILSNVIGTLMHLKYLDLSSNDIEVLPSSITKLVNLRTLKLSMCVNLKELPIDIKKLVSLKHLDINGCKNLTHMPCGLGKLTSLQTLTLFVVSKGLVNSSKHCDGLVELNRLNDPRGKINIINLAGVKDAISEFKAANLKEKQYLSELELRWNPEGNDGAIACDD; encoded by the coding sequence ATGGCCGATGCAATCCTGTATGGGGTTGCGCAGAAGATCATTGAATCGTTGGGCTCCTCTACTTTCAAACAGATTGGATCGATCTGGGGTGTCAAAGATGAGCTTGAAAAATTGAACAACACTGTTCTCACTATCCAAGCTGTGCTTCAGGATGCAGAGGAGCAACAAGTTGAGAATCACCACGTCAAGCACTGGCTCATGAAGCTCAGAGAAGTAGTTTTTGATGCGGATGACTTGCTGGGCGAGTTCTCCACTCATGTGTTTCGGCAAAAGGTGATGGATGGTGATAAAATGGCAAAGAAGGTACgtattttcttttcaagatcAAACCaacttgtttttagttttaagatGGCTAGCAAAATAAAGGCTACGAGGGAGAGGCTGAATGAAATAGCAACTGATTGGAACAATTTTCAGTTGAAGTTAGAGCGTCCTTTAAAGACACAGGATGTGACTAAGGACAGGGACCAAACTTACTCATATATAGGTGAAGAAGAAGTTATTGGGAGAGAAGAGGATAGGAAGGCCATCATAGATCTATTGTTGGACTTTAATGTGAAAGACAATGTCTCATTCATATGCATAGTGGGGATCGGAGGGTTAGGGAAAACCACACTGGCTCAATATGTATACAATGATAAGATTGTCCACGATTATTTTGAGTTGAAAATGTGGGTGTGTGTATCTAATGACTTtgatgttaaaaaaattgttgaaaagatAATTGAATCTGCAACTAAAACAAAGCCTGAAAATTATGAGATGGATCTATTGCAAAACAAACTTCGAAAACAACTCAATCCAAAGAAATACTTACTTGTATTGGATGATGTTTGGAATGAGAATGAGGAGCGTTGGTGTAATTTGAAGAGACTTTTGATGGGTGGTGCAAGGGGAAGTAAGGTGGTGATAACTACAAGGACCAAACTAGTTGCTGAGATTACCGGCACTATCAAGTCGCCGTATATTCTAAGTGGCCTACCAAAGGATCAATCATGgtttttattgaaacaaatggcATTTGGTGAAGGACAAGATACCATTGATCCTGACATTGAAGCAATTGGAATGGACATTGTAGAAAAATGTCAAGGAGTGCCTCTAGCTATAAAGACAATAGGGAGAGTCTTATATTTCAAAACAACAAAAGATGAATGGTCATACATCAAGAATAATGAACTCACAAATGTAACTCAGCTAAAAAATGGTATTATTCCTGTTTTAAAATTGAGTTACGATCATCTTCCATCATATTTAAAGTGTTGTTTTGCATATTGTTCactttttcctaaaaactatttGATTGATAAGTTGACATTGATACAACTATGGATAGCACAAGGTTTTATTCAATCACCAGAAAATAACAAACAATTAGAGGATATTGCCAATAAGTACTTCATGGATTTACATTGGAGGTCCTTCTTTCAAGAAGTAGAAAAAGATGAAGGCATGAATACAAAGTTTAAGATGCATGATTTAATCCATGATCTAGCACTATCAGTCTCAAGGAGTGAGTGTGCTTTGGTTAATTCTAATGCAAACAATGTCATTGAAAAAGTTCGTCATCTCTCATTTTCATTTGCCAATGTTTCATTTTTTAGGAAGAATTTAAGCACGTTGGTTAAAGCAAATAAGATACGAACATTTATTTTGGCATGCGATCCTTGGGTTGGTGTTGGGGAAACAATGGAAGAATCAACTCTCAAAACACTTATTTCTAGTTTTAGATACTTGCGTGCCTTGGACTTACAtggtttaaaaattaatatattgtCAAATGTCATTGGTACTTTGATGCATCTCAAGTACCTTGACCTTTCCTCTAATGATATTGAAGTTCTCCCTAGTTCTATTACTAAATTGGTGAATTTGCGAACATTAAAGCTCTCTATGTGTGTAAACCTTAAGGAATTACCAATAGACATTAAAAAATTGGTCAGTCTCAAGCACCTTGACATAAATGGTTGTAAGAATTTGACTCATATGCCATGTGGATTAGGGAAATTAACTTCTCTTCAAACATTAACCTTATTCGTTGTGAGTAAGGGCCTTGTAAATTCTTCCAAGCATTGCGATGGACTGGTAGAATTAAACAGGCTAAACGACCcgagaggaaaaataaatattataaatttggcAGGGGTGAAAGATGCCATCTCAGAATTCAAGGCTGCAAATTTGAAGGAGAAGCAATATCTTAGTGAATTGGAATTAAGATGGAATCCGGAGGGTAATGATGGTGCAATTGCCTGTGATGATTAA